One genomic window of Elaeis guineensis isolate ETL-2024a chromosome 2, EG11, whole genome shotgun sequence includes the following:
- the LOC105034521 gene encoding uncharacterized protein, producing MAALYPTTLPAAAVSCSSSLNSSMRKKSSVVYIEGLNSFGGLKAHNKVSNLGLPACTAQSFAMAVSTLKSSSQGKKGKGGALSSTCSAASEIFKIAAIMNGLVLIGVAVGFVLLRRMVMSEDNVNDAEVFVFQVVTLFQVTP from the exons ATGGCAGCTCTCTATCCAACAACACTCCCGGCAGCTGCTGTCTCATGCTCGAGCAGCCTGAACTCCTCAATGAGAAAGAAGTCCAGTGTGGTGTACATCGAAGGGCTGAACTCCTTTGGAGGACTCAAAGCTCACAACAAAGTTTCCAATCTTGGCCTTCCGGCTTGCACCGCCCAGTCCTTCGCCATGGCTGTGAGCACTCTCAAGTCCTCATCTCAGGGAAAGAAGGGGAAAGGTGGAGCTCTCTCTTCCACCTGCAGTGCTGCGTCTGAGATCTTTAAGATTGCAGCGATCATGAATGGCCTTGTGTTGATCGGGGTGGCCGTGGGCTTCGTTCTTCTTCGA AGAATGGTTATGTCGGAGGATAACGTTAATGATGCGGAAGTTTTTGTTTTTCAGGTGGTTACATTGTTCCAAGTTACTCCATAG
- the LOC105034522 gene encoding uncharacterized protein isoform X1 encodes MTVFHFFNCAILTFGPHAVYYSATPLSEYDTIGTSAKAAAVYLGTALVKLVCLATFLKESENGNFDPYQELLKVLINFIDVAGLYFALTQLTHRNISQNHKFQAVGLGWAFADSVLHWLAPLWVGARGLEFTWEYVFQGLEANANLVLNLSLAALGSLMWLRKNKPRILIPIIYACAGVLATMPSITSYLRRALGWQPAKAVGFELFSSLMMAFLSWQLFSACQRPA; translated from the exons ATGACGGTGTTCCACTTCTTCAACTGCGCCATCCTCACCTTCGGCCCTCACGCCGTCTACTACTCCGCCACTCCACT ATCAGAGTATGATACTATTGGAACTTCTGCCAAAGCTGCTGCTGTTTATCTTGGAACAGCACTAGTGAAG CTTGTTTGCCTTGCAACCTTTCTAAAAGAATCTGAGAATGGCAATTTTGATCCATATCAG GAACTGCTGAAAGTATTGATCAATTTTATAGATGTTGCTGGACTTTATTTTGCATTGACACAGTTGACTCACAGAAACATCTCTCAAAATCATAAATTTCAGGCTGTTGGACTAG GTTGGGCTTTTGCGGATTCTGTTTTGCACTGGTTGGCACCTCTTTGGGTAGGAGCTAGAGGATTGGAATTTACATGGGAATACGTATTTCAAGGCCTCGAAGCAAATGCTAATCTG GTATTGAATTTGTCCCTTGCTGCGCTAGGATCCTTGATGTGGCTAAGGAAGAACAAGCCCAGAATCTTGATTCCAATCATTTATGCATGTGCGGGGGTTCTTGCAACAATGCCATCTATCACCAG CTATTTGAGAAGAGCTTTGGGATGGCAGCCTGCAAAGGCGGTGGGCTTTGAATTATTCTCCTCTTTGATGATGGCCTTCCTCAGTTGGCAGCTTTTTTCTGCTTGTCAGAGACCGGCCTAA
- the LOC105034522 gene encoding uncharacterized protein isoform X3, translated as MTVFHFFNCAILTFGPHAVYYSATPLSEYDTIGTSAKAAAVYLGTALVKLVCLATFLKESENGNFDPYQELLKVLINFIDVAGLYFALTQLTHRNISQNHKFQAVGLGWAFADSVLHWLAPLWVGARGLEFTWEYVFQGLEANANLVLNLSLAALGSLMWLRKNKPRILIPIIYACAGVLATMPSITRSDGKYLFITTMW; from the exons ATGACGGTGTTCCACTTCTTCAACTGCGCCATCCTCACCTTCGGCCCTCACGCCGTCTACTACTCCGCCACTCCACT ATCAGAGTATGATACTATTGGAACTTCTGCCAAAGCTGCTGCTGTTTATCTTGGAACAGCACTAGTGAAG CTTGTTTGCCTTGCAACCTTTCTAAAAGAATCTGAGAATGGCAATTTTGATCCATATCAG GAACTGCTGAAAGTATTGATCAATTTTATAGATGTTGCTGGACTTTATTTTGCATTGACACAGTTGACTCACAGAAACATCTCTCAAAATCATAAATTTCAGGCTGTTGGACTAG GTTGGGCTTTTGCGGATTCTGTTTTGCACTGGTTGGCACCTCTTTGGGTAGGAGCTAGAGGATTGGAATTTACATGGGAATACGTATTTCAAGGCCTCGAAGCAAATGCTAATCTG GTATTGAATTTGTCCCTTGCTGCGCTAGGATCCTTGATGTGGCTAAGGAAGAACAAGCCCAGAATCTTGATTCCAATCATTTATGCATGTGCGGGGGTTCTTGCAACAATGCCATCTATCACCAG GAGTGATGGAAAGTATTTATTTATTACAACAATGTGGTGA
- the LOC105034522 gene encoding uncharacterized protein isoform X2 has translation MTVFHFFNCAILTFGPHAVYYSATPLSEYDTIGTSAKAAAVYLGTALVKLVCLATFLKESENGNFDPYQELLKVLINFIDVAGLYFALTQLTHRNISQNHKFQAVGLGWAFADSVLHWLAPLWVGARGLEFTWEYVFQGLEANANLVLNLSLAALGSLMWLRKNKPRILIPIIYACAGVLATMPSITRLHTTSYVLILVLFEKSFGMAACKGGGL, from the exons ATGACGGTGTTCCACTTCTTCAACTGCGCCATCCTCACCTTCGGCCCTCACGCCGTCTACTACTCCGCCACTCCACT ATCAGAGTATGATACTATTGGAACTTCTGCCAAAGCTGCTGCTGTTTATCTTGGAACAGCACTAGTGAAG CTTGTTTGCCTTGCAACCTTTCTAAAAGAATCTGAGAATGGCAATTTTGATCCATATCAG GAACTGCTGAAAGTATTGATCAATTTTATAGATGTTGCTGGACTTTATTTTGCATTGACACAGTTGACTCACAGAAACATCTCTCAAAATCATAAATTTCAGGCTGTTGGACTAG GTTGGGCTTTTGCGGATTCTGTTTTGCACTGGTTGGCACCTCTTTGGGTAGGAGCTAGAGGATTGGAATTTACATGGGAATACGTATTTCAAGGCCTCGAAGCAAATGCTAATCTG GTATTGAATTTGTCCCTTGCTGCGCTAGGATCCTTGATGTGGCTAAGGAAGAACAAGCCCAGAATCTTGATTCCAATCATTTATGCATGTGCGGGGGTTCTTGCAACAATGCCATCTATCACCAG GCTGCATACTACTTCATATGTGTTAATCCTTGTG CTATTTGAGAAGAGCTTTGGGATGGCAGCCTGCAAAGGCGGTGGGCTTTGA